CTTCACCTCGCGGTGGAAGGCGGCGAGCCCCTCTGCGTCCAGCGGGAAGCTGAACGGAATGTCCAGCACGCCGAGGTCGATGATGTCGCCGGAGACATAGGGCGTGAACTGGACCGCCACGTCGACGACGCCGTCGCGCAGGCCGTCGAGCGTCTTGTTGCCGACCAGGCTACCCGCCCAGTGATAGCGGAAGTCGATGCGGCCCTCGGTCCGCTGCTTGACGAGGTCCGCCCAGCGCAGCAGCACCTGGGAAGAGAAATCGGATTCCGGAAAGACGGTCGTCGCCTGAAGCGTCATCTGCGCCTCGGCATCGGCCGCCTGCCATCCCAGTGCGACCGCCGCCGCCAGCGCGGCAGCGCCCGCCGTCCGGCGGAGACCCGATACCCAATTTCCTGCGCCATGCACCATGTGATTGCCTCCCTCTTGCATGTGCCCGATGTCGTTGTGACAGCTTGCAGATTTCGTTATTTTGAAGATAACTATTCTATATCGAAAAATTGCTGTCAATCGCAGGGCCGCGGGCCACCGGGCCAGGGCGATGCAACGACAGGCAAAAAGGGGGGAGGGATGAACGCGGCATGACGACCACGGCCGAACGTGCATTGCGCAACCGGGAGCTTCCGGCGGAGGATCTGGAAGCGATCTACCGGACAGCCCTGAAGATCCGCACCTTCGAGGAGCGCACCGCCGAACTCTTTGCCGAGGGGCTGGTGAAGGGCACCGCGCACAGCTATGTGGGCGAGGAGGCCATCGCCTCGGCCGTCTGCCGGAACCTGCGCAAGGACGACTACATCGGCAGCTATCACCGCGGCCACGGCCACTGCATCGCCAAGGGCGCGCAGGTCGACCGCATGATGGCGGAGCTGATGGGCAAGGCCACGGGCTATTGCGCGGGCCTTGGCGGTTCGATGCACATTGCCGACCTCAGCCTCGGTATCCTCGGCGCGAACGGGATCGTCGGCGCGGCCATGCCGCTGTGCACCGGGGCGGCGCTGGCCGCCAAGCTGAAGAACACCGGGCAGGTCGCGGTCGCCTTCTTCGGCGACGGCGCCTCGAACCAGGGCATCTTCCACGAATCGCTCAATCTCGCGTCGGTCTGGAAGCTGCCGCTGATCTTCATCTGCGAGAACAACCAGTACGCACTGACCACGTCCTACCGCGCGACGACGGCGATCGACCGGGTGGCGGACCGGGCTGCGTCCTACACGATGCCGGGCGTGCAGGTCGACGGGAACGACGCGACCGACGTGGCCTTCGCCATGAAGGAAGCGGTCGAGCGCGCGCGCGCCGGCGAGGGGCCGACGCTGATCGAGGCGCTGACCTACCGGTGGGGCCAGCACTCCATGCGCGCGAACCTGCGCGACCCGCGCCCCGACGAGGAGCAGAAGCACTGGCGCGACCGCGATCCCGTGAAGGCGCTGGAGGAGGCGCTGCTCGCCCGCAAGATCTACACCGCCGCCTCGGTCGAGGAGGCCCGAAAGGAGGCGAAGGCCGAGATCGAGGCCGCAGTCGAATACGGCAAGGCGAGTCCGGAGCCGAGCGCGGAACAGATGATGGCCTCGGTCTACGCCCCGCACCCGGTCGCGGTCGAGCCCGCCTCGAAGGGCACCCGCGAGATCGGCTTCATCGAGGCGCTGAACGAGGCCATGCACCAGGAGATGGAGCGCGACGGCGACGTCATCGTCATGGGCGAGGACGTGGGCCTGACGGGCGGCATCTTCGCGGCGACCAAGGGTCTCGCGGAGCGCTTCGGCCTCGACCGCGTGCGCGACACGCCGATCTCGGAAGCGACCTTCGTCGGCTGCGGCGTCGGCGCGGCGATCGCCGGGCTGCGGCCGGTCGTCGAGATCCAGATCTTCGACTTCGTGGCGCTGACCATGGACATGCTGGTCAACCAGGCGGCCAAGTTCCGCTTCATGCTGGGCGGCGGGCCGAAGGTGCCGCTGGTGATCCGGGGCCCTCAGGGTGGCGGCATCCGCATGGCGGCCCAGCACAGCCAGTCGCTGGAAGCCTGGTTCACGCATGTGCCGGGCCTCGTCGTCATGGCGCCGTCGACGCCCTACGACGCCAAGGGCCTGCTCACGACCGCGATCCGCGACGACAATCCGGTGATCTTCCTCGAGAGCAAGCTGCTCTATGTCTCCGGCGGCGGCCCGGTGCCGGAGCAGCAGTACGCCATCCCGCTCGGCAAGGGCGACGTGAAGCGCGAGGGGACCGACGTCACCGTGGTCGCGACCATGGCGATGGTGCCGCGCGCGCTGTCGGCGGCCCAGCAGCTGGAGCGCGAGGGGATCAGCGTCGAGGTGATCGACCCGCGCACGCTGAAGCCGCTCGACGAGGAGCTGATCCTCTCCTCGGTGCGCAAGACCAACCGCCTCGTCATCGCGCACGAGGCGTGGACGCACGGCGGCTTCGGGGCGGAAGTGACCGCCATTGTGGTGGAGAAGGCGTTCGATTGGCTGGATGCACCCATCGTCCGCGTCGGCGCGCCGGATGTGCCCATGCCCTACAATGACGAGCTGGAGCGGAGCGTGATCCCGTCCCAGGGCCGCATCGCGCAGGCCATCCGGGAGGTGCTGAAATGAGCGGGTGGAGCAAGGGCGCCGTCGTCGTCACCGGCGGCAGCCGCGGCATCGGCGCGGCCATCGTGCGGGGGCTGGCCGCGCGCGGCGTGCCCGTCTGCATCAATCACCGCGACAGCGCGGCGGATGCCGAACGGCTGAGGATCGAGGCGGAGGCGATGGGGGCCGAGGCCTCCGTCATCAAGGCAGACATTGGCAGTGAGGCCGACATCGTCGCCCTGTTCGAGGAGGCGCAGCAGCGGCACGGACGGCTCTGGGGCCTTGTCAACAACGCGGGCTTCGTCGGCCAGGCCGGCCGCCGCGTGGACGAGGCGGACGCCCGCGTGCTCGAAGCATCGTTCCGCGTCAACGCCATCGGGCCGATCCTCTGCACGCGCGAGATGTTGCGCCGCATCTCCACCCGGCACGGCGGGCTGGGCGGGCGCATCGTCAACATCTCCTCCATCGCCAAGCGGACGGGCAGCCCGAACGACTGGGTGGACTATGCCGCATCGAAGGGCGCGCTCGACACGTTCACGCTGGGCGTGGCGCGCGAGGTGGCGACCGAGGGCGTGCAGGTGAACGGGGTGGCACCGGGGCTCGTCGCGACCGAAATCCATGCCCGCGCCGGCGCGCCCGACCGGATCGAGCGCATGTCCGCCGCGGTTCCGATGAAGCGTGCAGGCACGCCGGAGGACATCGCCGACGTGGCGATCTGGCTGCTGCTCGAGGCGCCTGACTATGTGCACGGCACCACCATCGACGTGGCCGGCGGGGTCTAGGGGCAGAAGGGGAGGAAAGCCGCATGAGGGCACTCGCGGAACGCATCCACGCCGTCCTGTCCGGCATC
This is a stretch of genomic DNA from Futiania mangrovi. It encodes these proteins:
- a CDS encoding alpha-ketoacid dehydrogenase subunit alpha/beta, translated to MTTTAERALRNRELPAEDLEAIYRTALKIRTFEERTAELFAEGLVKGTAHSYVGEEAIASAVCRNLRKDDYIGSYHRGHGHCIAKGAQVDRMMAELMGKATGYCAGLGGSMHIADLSLGILGANGIVGAAMPLCTGAALAAKLKNTGQVAVAFFGDGASNQGIFHESLNLASVWKLPLIFICENNQYALTTSYRATTAIDRVADRAASYTMPGVQVDGNDATDVAFAMKEAVERARAGEGPTLIEALTYRWGQHSMRANLRDPRPDEEQKHWRDRDPVKALEEALLARKIYTAASVEEARKEAKAEIEAAVEYGKASPEPSAEQMMASVYAPHPVAVEPASKGTREIGFIEALNEAMHQEMERDGDVIVMGEDVGLTGGIFAATKGLAERFGLDRVRDTPISEATFVGCGVGAAIAGLRPVVEIQIFDFVALTMDMLVNQAAKFRFMLGGGPKVPLVIRGPQGGGIRMAAQHSQSLEAWFTHVPGLVVMAPSTPYDAKGLLTTAIRDDNPVIFLESKLLYVSGGGPVPEQQYAIPLGKGDVKREGTDVTVVATMAMVPRALSAAQQLEREGISVEVIDPRTLKPLDEELILSSVRKTNRLVIAHEAWTHGGFGAEVTAIVVEKAFDWLDAPIVRVGAPDVPMPYNDELERSVIPSQGRIAQAIREVLK
- a CDS encoding SDR family oxidoreductase, giving the protein MSGWSKGAVVVTGGSRGIGAAIVRGLAARGVPVCINHRDSAADAERLRIEAEAMGAEASVIKADIGSEADIVALFEEAQQRHGRLWGLVNNAGFVGQAGRRVDEADARVLEASFRVNAIGPILCTREMLRRISTRHGGLGGRIVNISSIAKRTGSPNDWVDYAASKGALDTFTLGVAREVATEGVQVNGVAPGLVATEIHARAGAPDRIERMSAAVPMKRAGTPEDIADVAIWLLLEAPDYVHGTTIDVAGGV